The proteins below are encoded in one region of Aeromonas veronii:
- a CDS encoding aminotransferase class V-fold PLP-dependent enzyme — translation MNQQQHAGLRSQFPALAQKVNDHPLIYLDNAATTQKPQRVLDAIARYYSTDNANVHRAAHALSGRATRAFEAARETVARFINAPRPQEVIWTRGTTEAINLVAQSWGLSELQPGDEIILSTLEHHANIVPWQLVAQRTDALIRVIPLDERGDLDMDAYQSLLGPRTRLVSVAHVSNALGTVNPVKEIVTAARAVGALTLIDGAQAVAHLDVDVQEIGCDFYAFSGHKLYGPTGIGVLWGRTDLLERMPPWQAGGEMIDRVSFAGTSFNILPFKFEAGTPHIAGAIGLASAIDFIADLDRAALIRHEAVLTDYLVMGLQQVPGLRLVGAPRQRAGAVSFLLDEIHPQDAATLLDMQGIALRVGHHCAMPLMESLGVGGTLRVSLACYNDQNDVDTLLAALHKLCDFF, via the coding sequence ATGAACCAGCAACAACACGCCGGGCTGCGCAGCCAGTTTCCGGCCTTGGCGCAGAAGGTCAACGACCATCCCCTGATCTATCTGGACAACGCTGCCACTACCCAGAAACCGCAGCGGGTGCTGGACGCGATCGCGCGCTACTACAGCACCGACAACGCCAACGTGCACCGTGCCGCCCACGCCCTGAGCGGCCGTGCCACCCGCGCCTTCGAAGCTGCCCGCGAGACGGTCGCCCGCTTTATCAACGCTCCTCGCCCGCAGGAAGTGATCTGGACCCGGGGCACCACGGAGGCGATCAATCTGGTAGCCCAGAGCTGGGGCCTGAGCGAGCTGCAACCGGGGGATGAAATCATCCTCAGCACCCTGGAGCACCATGCCAATATCGTCCCCTGGCAGCTCGTCGCCCAGCGCACCGATGCCCTCATCCGGGTCATCCCCCTCGATGAGCGGGGCGATCTCGACATGGATGCCTACCAGAGCCTGCTGGGGCCGCGCACCCGACTGGTGAGCGTGGCTCATGTCTCCAATGCCCTCGGCACCGTCAACCCGGTCAAGGAGATAGTCACAGCCGCCAGGGCGGTGGGTGCCCTGACCCTGATCGACGGTGCCCAGGCGGTGGCCCACCTCGACGTGGATGTACAGGAGATTGGCTGTGACTTCTACGCCTTCTCCGGCCACAAACTCTATGGTCCCACCGGGATCGGCGTGCTCTGGGGTCGTACCGACCTGCTGGAGCGCATGCCCCCCTGGCAGGCCGGCGGCGAGATGATCGACAGGGTCAGTTTTGCAGGCACCAGCTTCAATATCCTGCCCTTCAAGTTCGAGGCGGGCACCCCTCATATCGCCGGTGCCATCGGCCTCGCCAGCGCCATCGACTTCATCGCGGATCTGGACAGAGCCGCACTGATCCGCCACGAAGCGGTCCTCACCGACTATCTGGTGATGGGACTGCAACAGGTTCCGGGCCTGCGCCTTGTCGGCGCGCCCAGGCAGCGCGCCGGCGCCGTCTCCTTCCTGCTGGACGAGATCCATCCTCAGGATGCCGCCACTCTGCTCGACATGCAGGGCATAGCGCTGCGGGTCGGCCATCACTGCGCCATGCCGCTGATGGAGAGCCTCGGGGTCGGCGGTACCCTGCGCGTATCGCTGGCCTGCTACAACGATCAGAACGACGTGGATACCCTGTTGGCCGCCCTGCACAAACTCTGTGACTTCTTCTAA
- a CDS encoding SufE family protein — MNSLATYTRIGVEPDANSIRQQFAAAKGWENQYRLIIQLGKLLPALPMEWQIEENRLKGCESQAWLKGEQCEDGCWHFACDSDARIVRGLIVIVLAALNHQSAETIQTFDMDSYFAELGLEKHLSPSRGNGLRAIVQGIVALADS; from the coding sequence ATGAACAGTCTCGCAACCTATACCCGGATAGGCGTTGAGCCCGACGCAAATAGCATCCGTCAGCAGTTTGCGGCAGCCAAGGGCTGGGAGAACCAGTACCGGCTCATCATCCAGCTCGGCAAGCTGCTACCTGCCCTGCCCATGGAGTGGCAGATCGAAGAGAACCGCCTGAAGGGGTGCGAGAGCCAGGCCTGGCTGAAAGGAGAACAGTGCGAGGATGGCTGCTGGCACTTCGCCTGTGACTCCGATGCCCGCATCGTGCGCGGGCTGATCGTCATCGTGCTGGCGGCGCTCAATCACCAAAGTGCTGAGACTATTCAGACGTTCGATATGGATAGCTACTTTGCCGAACTGGGGCTGGAGAAACACCTGAGCCCGTCGCGGGGCAACGGCCTCAGAGCCATAGTGCAGGGCATAGTGGCACTGGCTGATAGCTGA
- the tcdA gene encoding tRNA cyclic N6-threonylcarbamoyladenosine(37) synthase TcdA gives MKAEYLQRFGGIARLYGQRALGSFSQASVCVVGIGGVGSWAAEALARAGINRITLIDMDDICITNTNRQIHAMQGTVGRLKTEVMAERIRAINPDCEVTEVDDFVTADNLAEHIKKEFDYVVDAIDSVKAKVALIAFCKRNKIPVIVAGGAGGQMDPTRITVADLAKTIQDPLAAKVRSDLRRLHNFSKNPARKFGVECVFSTEQLSYPDGNGGTCQAKAASDGNMKMDCASGFGAVTPVTATFGLVAASRVLKKIAERGARAEKSVE, from the coding sequence ATGAAAGCAGAATATCTACAGCGATTCGGGGGCATTGCCCGTCTTTATGGCCAGCGCGCGCTTGGCTCTTTCAGTCAGGCAAGTGTCTGCGTGGTGGGCATAGGCGGTGTGGGCTCCTGGGCGGCGGAGGCACTGGCCCGTGCCGGTATCAACCGGATCACCCTGATCGATATGGATGACATCTGCATCACCAATACCAACCGCCAGATCCACGCCATGCAGGGGACTGTTGGTCGTCTCAAGACCGAGGTGATGGCGGAGCGTATCCGTGCCATCAACCCGGATTGCGAAGTGACCGAGGTGGATGACTTCGTGACTGCCGACAACCTGGCCGAACATATCAAGAAAGAGTTCGACTATGTGGTGGACGCCATCGACTCGGTCAAGGCCAAGGTAGCGCTGATCGCCTTCTGTAAGCGCAACAAGATACCCGTGATCGTGGCGGGTGGTGCTGGCGGGCAGATGGACCCGACCCGGATCACCGTCGCCGATCTCGCCAAGACCATTCAGGATCCGCTGGCGGCCAAGGTGCGCTCTGACTTGCGCCGTCTGCATAACTTCAGCAAGAATCCGGCCCGCAAGTTCGGGGTGGAGTGCGTCTTCTCCACCGAGCAGTTGAGCTACCCGGATGGCAATGGCGGTACTTGTCAGGCCAAGGCAGCCAGCGATGGCAACATGAAGATGGATTGTGCCTCCGGCTTTGGCGCCGTGACGCCGGTGACGGCCACTTTCGGCCTGGTGGCTGCATCCCGGGTGTTGAAGAAGATCGCCGAACGGGGCGCCCGAGCCGAGAAATCCGTCGAGTAG
- a CDS encoding tetratricopeptide repeat protein: MLRIWICLLALVSQACLALEVSPAFSRQLEPVMKLYQSGQWQQAQNRASELKPQSDGERAWLAQLQASLASNLQQTTQASRYVEQALAYKEWPQEQQLQLLRLRGDIQAQQSNWSGAIASYKAALALKADDSLRLRLAGLYYHNKQYGEAASQSEQLLKKGWNKQAAIIRLSALTAQQRYAQAADQAQDLVRREPKESKWWQQAVSLNLSAKRGDQALALLQTAIDRQLMDDVAARGQLIRLYAWQGLPYRGARLLESAMAKGQMKPSAENQQLLAQLWEGAREWPKAVDSWQLLAKQYGHPKAGMRAAELMLQQGKMDAAMTQLAAIKSMKGEQGNRAKALLVQAHLSKQQYAQALELALELQKEGNWAQRATSWVNYIETQREGLNKKAA; encoded by the coding sequence ATGCTGCGGATCTGGATCTGTCTGCTGGCCCTGGTCAGCCAAGCCTGTCTGGCTCTGGAAGTCAGCCCGGCCTTCTCCCGCCAGCTGGAACCAGTAATGAAGCTTTATCAGTCTGGCCAATGGCAACAGGCCCAGAACCGGGCGTCTGAGCTCAAGCCCCAGTCTGATGGTGAGCGTGCCTGGCTGGCTCAGCTGCAGGCATCGCTGGCGTCCAACCTGCAACAGACGACTCAGGCGAGCCGTTATGTGGAGCAGGCATTGGCCTATAAAGAGTGGCCGCAGGAGCAGCAACTTCAACTGCTGCGTCTGCGTGGGGATATTCAGGCCCAGCAGTCGAACTGGTCTGGCGCCATCGCCAGCTACAAAGCTGCTCTGGCACTCAAGGCCGATGACAGCCTCCGGTTGCGTCTGGCTGGCCTCTATTACCACAACAAACAATATGGCGAAGCTGCCAGCCAGAGCGAACAACTGCTCAAGAAGGGCTGGAACAAGCAGGCAGCCATCATTCGTCTCTCGGCCCTCACCGCCCAGCAGCGCTATGCGCAGGCTGCCGATCAGGCACAGGACCTTGTCCGTCGCGAGCCCAAAGAGAGCAAGTGGTGGCAGCAGGCGGTTTCGCTGAATCTTTCCGCCAAGCGCGGGGATCAGGCGCTGGCCTTGCTGCAGACCGCCATCGATCGCCAGCTGATGGATGATGTGGCCGCGCGCGGTCAGTTGATCCGCCTCTATGCCTGGCAGGGTCTGCCCTATCGTGGCGCCCGCCTGCTGGAGAGCGCCATGGCGAAAGGACAGATGAAGCCGAGTGCCGAAAACCAACAACTGCTGGCTCAACTGTGGGAAGGGGCGCGAGAGTGGCCCAAGGCCGTCGATAGCTGGCAGTTGCTCGCCAAGCAATATGGTCATCCCAAGGCGGGTATGCGCGCCGCCGAGTTGATGTTGCAACAGGGCAAGATGGATGCGGCCATGACTCAGCTGGCTGCCATCAAATCCATGAAGGGTGAACAGGGCAACCGCGCCAAGGCGCTGCTGGTGCAGGCTCACCTCAGCAAGCAACAGTATGCCCAGGCACTGGAACTGGCACTGGAGCTGCAAAAGGAAGGCAACTGGGCGCAGCGTGCGACCAGCTGGGTCAACTATATCGAAACTCAGCGGGAAGGATTGAACAAAAAGGCGGCGTAA
- a CDS encoding energy transducer TonB — translation MKFKLMSLGLGLLLSLGILLFMATLVEPPQKEKSSAEQRAIVINMQTEVNEVQVRERPVPEQPEPLPEPPAALASTPMPMPATAPLPSVQPSLDLVSSLSAVQVHAPGVATSPAPVLSGNFHGQAQGAGVGVGDMLTPLQRVEPAYPYRAQQAGIEGFVTVRFAVDSDGRVQNVEVIEAKPKRQFERAAIQAVSKWRYQPRPGASDKLMQVITLKFKLES, via the coding sequence ATGAAATTCAAGCTGATGAGCCTGGGACTGGGGCTTCTCCTCAGTCTGGGGATCCTGCTGTTCATGGCCACCCTGGTCGAGCCGCCCCAGAAGGAGAAATCCTCGGCCGAGCAGAGAGCCATCGTCATCAATATGCAGACCGAGGTGAATGAGGTGCAGGTGCGTGAGCGCCCTGTCCCTGAACAGCCGGAACCCCTGCCGGAGCCTCCGGCTGCTCTCGCGTCCACCCCTATGCCCATGCCGGCGACAGCACCCCTGCCGTCGGTCCAGCCCAGTCTGGACCTGGTTTCCAGCCTGAGCGCGGTGCAGGTTCACGCTCCCGGAGTGGCGACCAGCCCGGCCCCCGTACTCAGCGGCAACTTCCATGGCCAGGCCCAGGGCGCTGGCGTCGGGGTTGGCGATATGCTGACGCCGCTGCAACGGGTGGAACCGGCATACCCCTATCGTGCTCAGCAAGCGGGGATCGAAGGATTCGTGACGGTACGTTTTGCCGTCGACAGCGATGGCCGAGTACAAAATGTGGAAGTGATCGAAGCCAAGCCCAAGCGCCAGTTCGAACGCGCCGCCATTCAGGCGGTCAGCAAGTGGCGCTATCAGCCAAGGCCTGGCGCCAGTGACAAGCTGATGCAGGTCATCACGCTCAAATTCAAGTTGGAGTCATAA
- a CDS encoding ExbD/TolR family protein — protein MRRQSKRQRDEVQIDMTPMLDIVFIMLIFFIVTTSFVREAGLEVHRPQASQAKAQKSSSIMLAIGAQGQIFLDRKQVDVERVQASLSRMLTEQPDASLVIQADERVPHGRVVRVMDEAKAAGIANIAVAVAPK, from the coding sequence ATGAGACGGCAATCCAAACGCCAGCGCGATGAAGTGCAGATCGACATGACTCCCATGCTGGATATCGTGTTCATCATGCTGATCTTCTTCATCGTGACCACCTCTTTCGTGCGCGAGGCAGGGCTTGAGGTACACAGACCTCAGGCCAGCCAGGCCAAGGCCCAGAAGTCCTCCAGCATCATGTTGGCCATCGGTGCCCAAGGGCAGATCTTCCTCGACCGCAAACAGGTGGATGTAGAACGGGTACAGGCCAGCCTGTCCCGCATGCTGACCGAACAACCCGATGCTAGCCTGGTGATCCAGGCGGACGAACGGGTGCCCCATGGTCGCGTGGTGCGGGTCATGGATGAAGCCAAGGCGGCCGGGATCGCCAACATCGCCGTGGCGGTGGCGCCGAAATGA
- a CDS encoding MotA/TolQ/ExbB proton channel family protein, with product MIVDIWQQLQSFMGRGGPVLWVILALLVLMWILMIERVLYLKLGFGALQRQLFSRWQDRGEHHSWHARAIRGRWLAEAELELNRHLIFIRTLVVLCPMLGLLGTVTGMIGVFDALAAANRFNPESMAGGISRATIPTMAGMVVALSGVLLLSRLESLAKRALARTRDGLREEKVMQ from the coding sequence ATGATCGTCGACATCTGGCAACAGTTGCAGAGCTTCATGGGCCGTGGTGGCCCCGTGCTCTGGGTCATCCTGGCCCTGCTGGTGCTGATGTGGATCCTGATGATCGAGCGGGTGCTCTACCTCAAGCTGGGATTTGGTGCCTTGCAGCGGCAACTGTTCAGCCGCTGGCAGGACCGTGGTGAGCACCACAGCTGGCATGCCAGGGCCATCCGTGGCCGCTGGTTGGCCGAGGCGGAGCTCGAGCTCAACCGCCATCTGATCTTCATCCGCACCCTGGTGGTGCTCTGCCCCATGCTGGGTCTGCTTGGCACAGTGACCGGCATGATTGGCGTATTCGATGCGTTGGCCGCCGCCAACCGCTTTAACCCGGAGAGCATGGCTGGCGGGATCTCCCGAGCCACCATCCCCACCATGGCAGGCATGGTGGTGGCGCTGTCCGGCGTGTTGTTACTCAGCCGGCTCGAGAGCCTGGCCAAGCGTGCGCTGGCCAGGACCCGTGATGGTTTGCGAGAAGAGAAGGTAATGCAATGA
- a CDS encoding MotA/TolQ/ExbB proton channel family protein, with the protein MRAAMKWFPLLITFSLGSQLAHAEDWKAQEQAREQTANQDLASVSTELNSARAKLAAAQSLGKQLASQFAENEKKLVELNAQWEQASGDMNEIFAVTRQGASDAVKLLAESSVQGQYPDRLTALRAMAQDKQVPDRAALALLPASLLQEIRESGRVVQFNGKVLDAQGAASEQSLTRVGSFALFGAGGSAGYLQVSAEGITPVLGLPGAVHSELAAYQGQEGEALPLDPSHGVLLDMLAQAPSFWQQVQQGGQVGAIIVLLAVIGLGIAGVRLWTLSRELGRVRRQLKSGEYHTDNALGRVLTVADQHPELSMETLELRLDEAILQETPRLERGIGMVKVIAAIAPMLGLLGTVTGMIGTFQAITQFGTGDPKIMAGGISMALITTVQGLVAAIPLILAHSLLQSRFTELSNVLEQQVAGILAERAESNGDGMERVA; encoded by the coding sequence ATGAGAGCAGCCATGAAGTGGTTCCCCCTTCTCATCACCTTTTCCCTCGGCTCCCAACTGGCCCATGCCGAAGACTGGAAGGCTCAGGAACAGGCCCGTGAGCAGACGGCCAATCAAGATCTGGCGTCCGTCTCTACCGAGTTGAACAGCGCCCGTGCCAAGCTGGCCGCCGCCCAGAGCCTGGGCAAGCAGCTGGCCAGCCAGTTTGCGGAGAACGAAAAGAAGCTGGTGGAGCTCAATGCTCAGTGGGAGCAAGCCTCCGGCGACATGAATGAAATCTTCGCGGTCACCCGCCAGGGGGCGAGCGATGCCGTCAAGCTGCTGGCTGAGTCCTCGGTGCAGGGTCAGTACCCGGATCGTCTGACTGCTCTGCGCGCCATGGCGCAAGACAAGCAGGTGCCGGATCGCGCCGCGCTTGCGCTGCTGCCCGCCAGTCTGCTGCAAGAGATCCGCGAGTCTGGCCGGGTGGTTCAGTTCAACGGCAAGGTGCTCGATGCACAGGGGGCGGCCAGTGAGCAGTCTCTGACCCGGGTTGGCAGCTTTGCGTTATTTGGCGCTGGTGGCAGTGCCGGCTATCTGCAGGTAAGCGCAGAAGGGATTACCCCCGTACTGGGGCTGCCCGGTGCCGTGCACTCCGAATTGGCCGCCTATCAGGGTCAGGAAGGGGAAGCATTGCCGCTGGATCCCTCTCACGGCGTGCTGCTCGACATGTTGGCTCAGGCTCCCAGCTTCTGGCAGCAGGTGCAACAGGGTGGGCAGGTCGGCGCCATCATAGTGTTGCTGGCCGTCATCGGCCTCGGCATCGCCGGCGTGCGGCTCTGGACCTTGTCCCGGGAGCTCGGCCGGGTGCGTCGTCAGCTCAAGAGTGGTGAATATCACACCGACAACGCCCTCGGCCGGGTGCTGACGGTGGCGGATCAACACCCCGAGTTGAGCATGGAGACCCTCGAACTGAGGCTTGACGAGGCCATCTTGCAGGAAACCCCGCGACTCGAGCGCGGTATCGGCATGGTCAAGGTCATAGCAGCCATCGCCCCCATGCTGGGTCTGCTCGGGACCGTGACCGGGATGATCGGCACCTTCCAGGCCATCACCCAGTTCGGTACCGGCGATCCCAAGATCATGGCGGGCGGCATCTCCATGGCGCTGATCACCACGGTACAAGGCCTGGTGGCTGCCATCCCGCTGATCCTGGCCCACAGCCTGCTGCAGTCCCGCTTCACCGAGCTCTCCAACGTCCTGGAGCAACAGGTTGCCGGCATCCTGGCCGAGCGGGCCGAGAGCAACGGGGACGGGATGGAGCGGGTGGCATGA
- a CDS encoding DUF3450 domain-containing protein, which translates to MKKLWGLALLPLAAHFVANADDLVAPALKNSIADGKSSQQRVEKAADAAVSARAELQSAQLQLRDLEAYNRYMQSLVADQQNELGKLTTQLEAVEQTRQGLIPLMLQMQADLEQLVQDDIPLRKDDRLARIEQLKVTLARADVSEAEKFRQLLQAYQIEAEYGSRMDAYPAQLMLDGAERRVDVLALGRVSLLAMTADRSQAWRWSAEAKQWLALDSQWLTPIADALDMAADKKVPQLLHVPLSVARSQEAQS; encoded by the coding sequence ATGAAAAAGCTCTGGGGTCTGGCCTTGTTGCCACTGGCCGCTCACTTCGTCGCCAATGCAGACGATCTGGTTGCGCCCGCACTGAAAAACAGCATTGCTGATGGGAAATCATCCCAACAACGAGTCGAAAAAGCGGCCGATGCGGCCGTGTCTGCCAGGGCAGAGTTGCAGAGCGCACAGCTGCAACTGCGGGATCTGGAAGCCTACAACCGCTACATGCAGTCTCTGGTGGCCGATCAGCAAAATGAGCTGGGCAAGCTGACCACTCAGCTGGAAGCGGTAGAGCAGACCCGTCAGGGGCTGATCCCGCTGATGCTGCAGATGCAGGCCGATCTGGAGCAACTGGTACAGGACGATATTCCCCTGCGCAAAGACGATCGTCTGGCGCGCATCGAGCAACTCAAGGTGACCCTGGCCCGGGCCGATGTGAGCGAGGCCGAGAAATTCCGTCAATTGCTGCAGGCCTATCAGATTGAAGCCGAATACGGCAGCCGGATGGACGCTTATCCTGCCCAGTTGATGCTGGATGGCGCCGAGCGCCGGGTCGATGTGCTGGCCCTTGGCCGGGTTTCCCTGCTGGCCATGACGGCTGATCGCAGCCAGGCCTGGCGCTGGTCCGCCGAAGCCAAACAATGGTTGGCCCTCGATAGCCAGTGGCTCACTCCCATCGCCGATGCGCTGGACATGGCAGCCGACAAGAAAGTCCCGCAACTGTTGCACGTGCCCCTGTCTGTTGCCCGTAGCCAGGAGGCCCAATCATGA
- a CDS encoding helix-turn-helix transcriptional regulator, which translates to MFNDAIWEHIDRFTKAKKTSEIQQQLERFSHQMGFDYFRLLIIFPISMQKSHVALFNNCPTSWFDAYSERRYLTQDPVVFLGLKQTQPIFWNKLDCDSPWLPSASREVMNLAADFGVRNGVSFPLHTPQGEHGILSFISKEKSSSDLMFENVPLLSFCASYIFNSALELIKNRPDLMKYLTELSDREKECLFWASEGKTSWEIATILGISERTVNFHLNQVTNKTDSKNRNQAIAKSISSGIIVPSLSDVTITNLRLS; encoded by the coding sequence ATGTTCAACGATGCGATCTGGGAACACATAGATCGATTCACCAAGGCCAAGAAAACGAGCGAGATCCAGCAGCAACTCGAACGCTTCAGCCACCAGATGGGCTTTGATTATTTCCGTTTGCTGATTATTTTCCCCATCAGCATGCAGAAATCCCATGTCGCCCTATTTAACAATTGCCCCACCAGCTGGTTTGACGCCTATTCGGAGCGGCGCTACCTGACTCAGGATCCTGTGGTCTTCCTCGGACTGAAACAGACCCAGCCCATCTTCTGGAACAAACTCGACTGTGATTCTCCCTGGCTGCCCAGCGCCAGCCGGGAAGTGATGAATCTGGCCGCCGATTTCGGGGTCAGAAACGGGGTCTCCTTCCCGCTGCACACTCCGCAGGGGGAACACGGCATCCTCTCCTTCATCAGCAAGGAAAAATCCAGTTCGGATCTGATGTTTGAAAACGTTCCCTTGCTGTCGTTCTGTGCCAGCTACATCTTCAATTCCGCACTGGAGCTCATCAAGAACAGGCCGGATCTGATGAAGTATCTCACCGAACTGTCGGACAGGGAGAAGGAGTGTCTGTTCTGGGCCAGCGAGGGCAAGACCTCCTGGGAGATAGCGACCATACTCGGCATCAGCGAGCGTACCGTTAACTTCCACCTCAATCAGGTCACCAACAAGACGGACTCCAAGAACCGCAACCAGGCGATCGCCAAGAGCATCTCCAGCGGCATCATAGTGCCCTCCCTGAGCGATGTGACCATCACCAACCTGCGACTGTCCTGA